In the genome of Planococcus donghaensis, the window GTGACCGTGAACAATTTCTGACGCGCTTAGCGGTGTTGATGAAAGAAGGTTATTTATTGCCAGTGGCGTTGAATTTATTATTACCAATGCATACATCGAAGCTAGAAGTAGCTTTGGTTGGCATCACGGCTATTTTAAAAGAAGGAGGCAATGCAGCGGAAATCCTGAAGTTTTTAGGGTTTAAAGAGCATGTGTTATTTCCGGTTGAAATTGCTGAATCTCACGGCAGATTGGCAGAATCGATTGATAGCATTGGCAACAGTTTTGCGCGGACCGAACGCGTGCAAAAAAAATTAAAGAATATATTGATATACCCAGTTTCTTTGTTAATTTTCACTTCCATCTTATTTTTGTTTTTTCGCACAAGCTATGTGCCGAATTTAACGGAAATGATGAATTCGATGCAAAGCGGAGAAGAAACTTCCGGGGTGCCAGCTTATTTATTGAGTTTGCCAGATTTTTTTATCGCAATTTTTGCAAGTGTCGCCTTGTCGGTATTTGTATTCGGTCAGTTATTAAAACAACAAGCAGTCGAGCGACAAATCACGTGGCTTTTATCAATTCCAATTATTCGCCGTTTTATGAAACTATACTGGTCGCATTTATTGGCGCGTGAACTTGGTACTTTGTTGCATAGTGGTATCTCGATGCAAGAGTCACTCGATTTGTTGCAACGCCAAAACTATCATAAAACGATTCAGTTTATGGCGCGAATGTCTCACGAAGAATTGATGATGGGCCAAAGTTTTTCTAGGTCACTCGAACATGTTGCGTTTGTCTCTAAAGACATGCCAGCTTTTGTGCAACACGGGGAAATGACAGGGTATTTAGGCAAAGAGCTCATTCTGTATAGTGAAGTATTAATGGAGCAAATTGAACAGCAAACGCAGCAATTGCTTCGCATTATCCAACCCAGCTTTTTTATCATCATTGCCATTTGCATTATCGGTGCTTATTTAGCGATTTTAATGCCGATGTATAACTTGGTCCATACCATTTGAGGAGGAAGAATATGCGCTTATTAAAAAATCAAAGAGGATTTACATTAATCGAAATGCTAATTGTTATGTTAATTATTACTGTGTTAATTGCGATTGCCATACCGAATGTGACAAAGCAATCTTCTGCGGTTGAAGAAAAAGGATGTAAAGCATTTGTTCAAATGGTTCAAGGGCAAGTCGAGTCCTACCGGATGGATTTTAAAGCTCTACCTACAATTGAAAATCTTACAACTGAAGGTTATTTAAAGACAGGTGAAACAAACTGTCCAAATGGGGATACAGTGACCATTTCGCCTACCGGAGTCGTTAGTTCTGCTAAACCTTAACGAAAAAGGATTTACTTTGTTGGAAATGTTACTAGTACTGGTTGTACTAGTAACAATTTCCGCCATTTCAATCTCAGGCTCTCGTTCTTTCACGGTACAAAAAGAAGAGCAACGCTTTTTTGAAGTTCTTCAGCAAGATATTTATTTTGCACAAAGTCAAAGCTACTCGTTAAAAAAGGCTGCAAAAGTAGTGTTTCGAGAAAGTAAAGGAACCTACGAAGTCTTTACAGATCTTCAATCAGTAGCTGTTTCTCGTAAACTGCCGCAATCGATTCAATTGAAAAAAACGAGTAACTTAACTGGAATTTATTTTAATGAGAACGGGACTGTTGTCCAGTCGGGTACTCTCCGGTTTTCGACATCAAGTGGCGAAAAAACCTTAGTTGTGCACCTCGGCGGAGGGAGAGTGGTGTTTTCTGAATGAGCGAGGCATATCTTGGGCAGAGACGATGGTGAGTTTATTGATGGTGTTTATTTTGTTTGGCAGTTTATTGCCCGTGATGATCGGCATTCAGCATAGCCTTCATGTTAAAAAAGAACGAGTTAGCGCATTTGAAACTTTGCACGAAGCAGCAAGAGAAATAAGTGCTACTGGAAATCTGCAAGGTCAGCGAACGGTTAATAATATTTTATATAGTTGGAAAATGGAAGAGCAGCTTTGTGTTGACTATGTGGATTATAAAGAACAACGGCGACGTATATGCATCGACTAAGACGGCTAGATGAAAAAGGTTTTTCTTTTTTAACATCAATTTTTGATTTGATGGTGTTGATGATGTTACTGCCTTTAATTGTCGTGTTTTTTAGTTTTGCGATTCAATTTAACCAAGACGTAGATCCGCACCGGGCAGAGTGGCAATTATTCGTCATCGATTTACAGAGTTACTTACACCGCAGTGACTCGATCGAAGTTATTAATGGAGGAAGCGGGATTCGGATTGTTCAACGAGGAGAAGAATTTGATATTGAACTATATGCAAATATGATGCGCAAGCAAAAAAGCCAGAAAGGACATGAAGTGATGTTAACTCGTGTAAGTCAGTGTAGTTTTTCGTTAGATGGCAACAAAGTGAAAATCAGAACCAAATTTTCTACAGGTAATTTAGAAGAGGCCGAGTATGTTTTTACGAAACCATCTGGATGAAAAAGGGGCCATTTATCCGATCACTATTGTGTTTTTTATGTCCGCTCTCCTAATGCTATCTCACTCTTTGATGCTTTATTCGATTCAATATAAAACGTATGATGGTTTGGAAAATACGCATAGACATGCTACGATACTATTACTGATAGAAATAGAGCAAAAATAAATACCTGAGTAGAGGTAAGTATCGGGTGGTAGGATGAACAGAATATATTTGATCGGATTCATGGGCTGCGGAAAAAGCGCGGTCGGCAGAAGGTTAAGCTTTCTACTGAAACTGCCCTTCTATGACATGGACAAAGAAATTGTTCGTCAGACAGGGAAGACGATTCCTGAAATTTTTGAGCAGCATGGCGAAAAATATTTTAGAGATCTAGAAACGCAGTTTTTGCAAAATTTTAAAAATGATTATTGCATCATCTCCACAGGCGGTGGTGCTACCATGCGGAAAGAAAATCAGAAAATCATGAGAAATACCGGATTGGTGATGTTTTTAGATGCGCCTTTCCGCGAAATTTGGCGACGGATTCACCGGGATCCCAATCGTCCAATAGTCCGTCAATCGACTCGTGAAGAAATTGAAGCGTTGCATAAAGCACGCTACCGGGGTTATAAACAAACTGCCCATATTACGATTCGTACTGAATTCCGTACTTTACGGCAAATTACACAATATGCGGCGTTTCAAGTGAATCGTCTAAAAAGCGAACGTTTCGATTTAAATTAATCGATTCGTTCGCTTTTTGTGCTGTTAAAGAAAAAAGATTGCGCTTCCGTGAGAACAATGTTAGGATATATTCAAAGTTATACTATTCTGTATAACGGATTGGACCAATCAATCTTGATTTGGGCGGATGATTGTACGAGGAGAGAATGCGAAAGCGTCGCCGAAGGAGCAAATAACAAAAGTTATGAATCTCTCAGGCAAAAAGACTCGTACAGGACGCATCTCTGGAGAATGCTGCATGTCAGCTACCAACGAGGAAAGCCATCATTTTGGTAAACTTTCAGGTTCCAGGACAGAGATTTCCCTTTAAAGGGAAATCTCTGTCCTTTTTTCGTGCCCAGATAACGGGTCGAAAAGATTTGTAAAATGAGGAGGAAAATCATTGGCACAGTTAAAGCGTACACCTCTTTTTGAAACCTATTCAAAATATGGTGGCAAAACAATTGATTTTGGTGGTTGGGAACTGCCTGTACAATTTTCAAGCATTAAAGAAGAACATGAAGCGGTCAGAACAAAAGCAGGACTTTTTGATGTATCTCATATGGGTGAAATTTTTGTCACAGGAGCAGACAGTTTAAACTATCTCCAACACCTCGTCACAAATGATGTGTCCAAAATTCAAGATGGCCAAGCGCAATATACAGCGATGTGCTATGAAGATGGCGGCACTGTAGATGATCTTTTAGTTTATAAAATAGCAGATGAGCATTATTTGCTTGTAGTGAATGCATCCAATATCGAAAAAGATTTTGGGTGGATGGAAAAAGCAATAACTGGTGATGTCTCATTAGACAATGCATCTGAACGCTATGGCTTGTTGGCATTACAAGGTCCATTGTCTGAACAAGTGCTTCAGCGCTTAACAGAAGAAGACCTTGCAACGATTAAACCTTTCCGTTTTAAAAACGACGTAGAAGTAGCTGGACAAAAAGTAATCTTATCGCGTACAGGTTACACGGGGGAAAGTGGCTTTGAAATTTACGCTGCACCTGAATCGTTAGTTACCTTATGGGAGAAAATTCTATCCGAAGGTGAGCCTGAAGGTATCTTGCCGGTAGGACTTGGAGCGCGTGATACATTACGCTTTGAAGCTTGTCTTGCTTTATACGGTCAAGAATTGTCAAAAGACATCACACCGCTTGAAGCGGGGATCAATTTTGTTGTGAAGTTAAAAAAAGAACAAGACTTTTTCGGCAAAAAAGCGTTAGCTACTCAAAAAGAAGAAGGCGTACCGCGCAAATTAGTAGGCATTGAAATGATCGACAAAGGCATACCGCGTCATGGCTATCCTGTTTATGCAGGAGACCAAAAAGTTGGGGAAGTAACAACAGGTACGCAATCGCCAACGCTCAAGAAAAATATCGGGTTGGCGTTAGTTTCAAGTGAATATGCGGAACTCGGAATTGAATTGGAAGTTGAAATTCGCAACAAACGATTAAAAGCGAAAACAGTCGAAACACCATTTTATAAACGATCCAACTAATTTAACTTGAAAAGGGGACAGCACTCGATGAAACATCGCTATTTACCAATGACCACTCAAGACGAAAAAGAAATGCTGGAAACAATCGGTATCGATTCAATTGATGAATTGTTTTCGGATATCCCGGAAAAAGTTCGCTTTAAAGGTGAATACAATATTAAAGCAGCCAAGTCAGAATCTTCATTAACAAAAGAATTGGCACAAATCGCGGCGAAAAATGCAGATACAAACCGCTATGCATCCTTTTTAGGTGCGGGTGTTTACGATCATTATAAGCCGATTATTGTTGATCACGTCATTTCTCGTTCTGAGTTTTATACAGCGTATACACCATACCAGCCAGAAATTTCACAAGGTGAGTTACAAGCGATTTTTGAATTCCAAACAATGATTAGCGAATTGACAGGTATGGATATTGCCAACTCTTCTATGTATGACGGCGGAACAGCTCTTGCCGAAGCGGGAATGCTTGCTGCAGGACACACAAAACGCAAGAAAATTTTAGTATCCCGCGCAGTACATCCAGAATCGCGCGATGTTGTTCGCACTTATGCGCTTGGTCAGTCGATTGATGTAGTGGAAATTCCATTGAAAAATGGCCATACCGATTTGGATGCCTTAAAAGAAATGATGGATGACAACGTCGCAACGGTGATGATTCAATATCCAAACTTTTTCGGTCAAGTTGAAAACTTAAAAGAAATTGAGCCGATAGTTCACGAATCTGGCGCGTTGCTATCCGTTTCTTCAAATCCATTAGCACTTGGTGCGCTTACGGCTCCTGGTCAATTGGGTGCAGATATTACAGTAGGAGATGCCCAGCCTTTCGGAATTCCTGAAGCATACGGCGGACCTCACTGTGGTTATTTTGCAGTAACGAAAAAACTAATGCGCAAAGTACCCGGTCGCTTAGTTGGCGAAACAACGGATGAAGAAGGTCGTCGTGGATTTGTATTAACATTGCAAGCGCGTGAACAACATATTCGTCGCGATAAAGCGACATCGAATATCTGCTCGAACCAAGCGTTAAATGCATTAGCTGCATCTGTTGCTATGACAGCGCTTGGCAAAGTCGGC includes:
- the comGB gene encoding competence type IV pilus assembly protein ComGB, with the translated sequence MRLSLPIRTDKIRLRDREQFLTRLAVLMKEGYLLPVALNLLLPMHTSKLEVALVGITAILKEGGNAAEILKFLGFKEHVLFPVEIAESHGRLAESIDSIGNSFARTERVQKKLKNILIYPVSLLIFTSILFLFFRTSYVPNLTEMMNSMQSGEETSGVPAYLLSLPDFFIAIFASVALSVFVFGQLLKQQAVERQITWLLSIPIIRRFMKLYWSHLLARELGTLLHSGISMQESLDLLQRQNYHKTIQFMARMSHEELMMGQSFSRSLEHVAFVSKDMPAFVQHGEMTGYLGKELILYSEVLMEQIEQQTQQLLRIIQPSFFIIIAICIIGAYLAILMPMYNLVHTI
- the comGC gene encoding competence type IV pilus major pilin ComGC, with amino-acid sequence MRLLKNQRGFTLIEMLIVMLIITVLIAIAIPNVTKQSSAVEEKGCKAFVQMVQGQVESYRMDFKALPTIENLTTEGYLKTGETNCPNGDTVTISPTGVVSSAKP
- the comGD gene encoding competence type IV pilus minor pilin ComGD; translated protein: MLNLNEKGFTLLEMLLVLVVLVTISAISISGSRSFTVQKEEQRFFEVLQQDIYFAQSQSYSLKKAAKVVFRESKGTYEVFTDLQSVAVSRKLPQSIQLKKTSNLTGIYFNENGTVVQSGTLRFSTSSGEKTLVVHLGGGRVVFSE
- the comGF gene encoding competence type IV pilus minor pilin ComGF, producing MHRLRRLDEKGFSFLTSIFDLMVLMMLLPLIVVFFSFAIQFNQDVDPHRAEWQLFVIDLQSYLHRSDSIEVINGGSGIRIVQRGEEFDIELYANMMRKQKSQKGHEVMLTRVSQCSFSLDGNKVKIRTKFSTGNLEEAEYVFTKPSG
- a CDS encoding shikimate kinase: MNRIYLIGFMGCGKSAVGRRLSFLLKLPFYDMDKEIVRQTGKTIPEIFEQHGEKYFRDLETQFLQNFKNDYCIISTGGGATMRKENQKIMRNTGLVMFLDAPFREIWRRIHRDPNRPIVRQSTREEIEALHKARYRGYKQTAHITIRTEFRTLRQITQYAAFQVNRLKSERFDLN
- the gcvT gene encoding glycine cleavage system aminomethyltransferase GcvT — its product is MAQLKRTPLFETYSKYGGKTIDFGGWELPVQFSSIKEEHEAVRTKAGLFDVSHMGEIFVTGADSLNYLQHLVTNDVSKIQDGQAQYTAMCYEDGGTVDDLLVYKIADEHYLLVVNASNIEKDFGWMEKAITGDVSLDNASERYGLLALQGPLSEQVLQRLTEEDLATIKPFRFKNDVEVAGQKVILSRTGYTGESGFEIYAAPESLVTLWEKILSEGEPEGILPVGLGARDTLRFEACLALYGQELSKDITPLEAGINFVVKLKKEQDFFGKKALATQKEEGVPRKLVGIEMIDKGIPRHGYPVYAGDQKVGEVTTGTQSPTLKKNIGLALVSSEYAELGIELEVEIRNKRLKAKTVETPFYKRSN
- the gcvPA gene encoding aminomethyl-transferring glycine dehydrogenase subunit GcvPA, translated to MKHRYLPMTTQDEKEMLETIGIDSIDELFSDIPEKVRFKGEYNIKAAKSESSLTKELAQIAAKNADTNRYASFLGAGVYDHYKPIIVDHVISRSEFYTAYTPYQPEISQGELQAIFEFQTMISELTGMDIANSSMYDGGTALAEAGMLAAGHTKRKKILVSRAVHPESRDVVRTYALGQSIDVVEIPLKNGHTDLDALKEMMDDNVATVMIQYPNFFGQVENLKEIEPIVHESGALLSVSSNPLALGALTAPGQLGADITVGDAQPFGIPEAYGGPHCGYFAVTKKLMRKVPGRLVGETTDEEGRRGFVLTLQAREQHIRRDKATSNICSNQALNALAASVAMTALGKVGTQEIAKQNIVKTHYMKQQLKKAGFEIVFEGAHFNEIVVKTKESVKQLNDRLFEQDMIGGYDLGLSYDEFQNHMLVAVTEQRTKEEIDAFVQEIAAKKQEVGATHA